A genomic segment from Methanolobus zinderi encodes:
- a CDS encoding IS630 family transposase (programmed frameshift) — protein MAGKEQILIDRKVTLDEVNDLIKYESNSRVLKRLYFVKFRYLGDSVEEASTKVGVTKKTGYCWQESWNKGGYAALIPNFGGGRKSKLTDEQKKELRTLLENKDYWTTREVWELIKEKYGVEYSEKQVGVILHNFNMYHSKPYPLDYRKPKNAEEILKKLSEAIPKDIGQDEQYIVGFLDESSPQTKANTQRLWSFKKPLIIKNMDYIKANAFAFYSINGNSIIDFMESSKTEDVCKFLEKIVEQNPGKRIILVLDNARSHHAKKTISKARDLKITLVFLPPYSPDLNPVEFVWKTIKREVSVKFVRSKEHLRNIIKMEFMRVESSLSFAKKWMETFNAQIKSVIC, from the exons ATGGCGGGGAAAGAACAAATTCTGATTGACCGAAAGGTAACTCTCGACGAGGTTAACGATCTGATCAAGTATGAAAGTAATTCAAGAGTGTTGAAAAGGCTCTATTTTGTTAAATTTAGATATTTAGGTGATTCTGTAGAAGAAGCTTCTACTAAAGTCGGAGTGACTAAGAAAACAGGATATTGCTGGCAAGAAAGTTGGAATAAAGGCGGCTATGCCGCCTTAATACCAAATTTTGGTGGAGGTAGGAAATCCAAACTTACTGATGAACAAAAAAAGGAATTAAGAACTTTGTTAGAAAATAAGGATTACTGGACCACAAGAGAAGTCTGGGAGTTAATAAAGGAAAAATACGGCGTAGAATATTCAGAGAAACAAGTAGGAGTTATACTCCACAATTTTAACATGTATCACTCAAAACCATATCCTCTTGACTACAGAAAACCTAAAAACGCTGAAGAGATCTTA AAAAAACTAAGCGAAGCAATTCCAAAAGATATTGGTCAAGACGAGCAGTATATCGTAGGTTTCCTGGATGAATCTTCCCCACAAACAAAAGCAAACACTCAAAGGTTATGGTCATTTAAAAAACCGTTGATAATAAAAAATATGGATTACATTAAAGCAAATGCATTTGCATTTTATTCTATCAACGGGAACAGTATCATTGATTTTATGGAAAGCTCAAAAACAGAAGATGTGTGCAAATTCTTGGAAAAAATTGTAGAGCAAAACCCAGGGAAAAGAATAATTCTTGTTCTCGATAATGCAAGATCGCATCATGCAAAGAAAACGATAAGTAAAGCGAGAGATTTAAAAATAACACTTGTGTTTCTACCACCTTATTCACCAGATCTAAATCCAGTAGAATTTGTCTGGAAAACAATCAAAAGAGAAGTATCAGTCAAATTTGTCAGATCAAAAGAACATTTGAGGAATATTATCAAAATGGAATTTATGAGGGTAGAGAGCTCATTATCGTTTGCAAAAAAATGGATGGAAACTTTTAATGCACAAATAAAAAGTGTGATTTGTTGA
- a CDS encoding methylenetetrahydrofolate reductase translates to MSLTFKDKLESDHFLITAEISPPKGTDLSEALADAELIRDQVDALNVTDNQRAVMRMSPLAVSRALQDAGHEVIMQLTCRDRNRLALQSELLGAYAMGIRNICVMTGDHTTKGDHPGSRPVYDMDSVQLLDIVRRMREGYDLAGNVIDNPPEFTVGAVTNTNPSKLMQMMKLRKKAKSGLDFIQTQAVYDTGQFEMFMEMTEDIEAPVIAGLIPLKSARMARFMNQNVPGINVPEEIIQRIENAERPVDEGLAICAETARELKKLCRGIHIMPIGKHDRTPRILEMAGIRKNI, encoded by the coding sequence ATGTCCCTGACCTTCAAAGATAAACTTGAATCCGATCATTTTCTTATTACGGCAGAGATCAGCCCCCCGAAAGGAACAGATCTCAGCGAAGCCCTTGCGGATGCAGAGCTTATACGGGATCAGGTAGATGCTCTCAATGTCACGGATAACCAGCGTGCGGTCATGAGAATGAGTCCGCTGGCAGTCAGCAGGGCACTGCAGGATGCGGGACACGAGGTTATCATGCAGCTCACATGCAGGGACCGCAACAGGCTTGCACTGCAATCGGAGCTGCTGGGAGCCTATGCAATGGGTATCAGGAACATCTGTGTGATGACCGGGGATCACACCACCAAAGGCGACCATCCCGGTTCAAGGCCGGTATATGATATGGATTCCGTTCAGCTTCTTGATATTGTCCGCAGGATGAGGGAAGGATATGACCTTGCGGGCAATGTTATAGATAATCCCCCTGAATTCACGGTGGGTGCGGTTACAAATACGAATCCTTCAAAACTTATGCAGATGATGAAGCTGCGGAAAAAGGCAAAATCGGGACTTGATTTCATTCAGACTCAGGCTGTTTATGACACCGGCCAGTTCGAGATGTTCATGGAGATGACAGAAGATATCGAAGCTCCCGTCATTGCCGGATTGATCCCTCTCAAATCCGCGAGAATGGCACGATTTATGAATCAGAACGTGCCGGGAATTAATGTTCCTGAAGAAATAATACAAAGGATTGAAAATGCAGAGAGACCAGTTGACGAAGGTCTGGCCATATGTGCGGAAACAGCGCGTGAGCTCAAAAAACTCTGCAGGGGAATCCACATCATGCCTATAGGAAAACATGATAGAACCCCCCGGATACTTGAAATGGCCGGAATCAGGAAGAACATTTGA
- the thiC gene encoding phosphomethylpyrimidine synthase ThiC, producing the protein MTKTQIDHAKDGTLTAEMLEVARTENIEEELVLERVANGSLVIMTRKGCPPVAIGKGAGTKINVNMGTSSASIDPGSEIEKVKIAQKYGAATITDLSMGGDISAIRKLVLENTQLPVTTVPIYQTIVECGMDNVSFDDILSYLKKHIYEGVSSVLLHCVERKMLEQLKGSGRVMGMVSKGGSFTSSFMLLNDCENPFIEHFDEIMQILRKNDVVLSLGNTMRSGCVHDLKDGAQLMEIERNATLAKRANDIGVQVIINGMGGHIQASEIPESVKLYKEKADFPLFVAGPLPTDIAVGYDHIAGAVGASMASGAGADYLCYITPAEHLSLPSPQQVREGLIAFRIAAHIGDSIKYGLSDNDLMLARKRAEFDWKAQAELAIDPDRPTQMCPDEGPCSMCGDYCAIKIMKNYLSGDN; encoded by the coding sequence ATGACTAAAACGCAAATAGACCACGCAAAGGATGGCACCCTCACAGCCGAGATGCTTGAAGTTGCAAGGACAGAGAATATTGAAGAAGAACTTGTTCTGGAAAGGGTTGCAAACGGCAGCCTCGTGATTATGACACGAAAAGGTTGTCCTCCCGTTGCGATCGGAAAGGGTGCAGGTACCAAGATCAATGTCAACATGGGGACGTCTTCAGCTTCAATTGATCCGGGTTCCGAGATAGAGAAAGTTAAGATCGCACAGAAATACGGTGCTGCCACCATCACCGACCTCTCAATGGGAGGAGACATATCCGCCATCAGAAAGCTGGTACTTGAAAATACTCAACTCCCTGTTACAACAGTACCAATATACCAGACAATAGTCGAATGCGGAATGGATAATGTCAGCTTTGATGACATTCTTTCATATCTGAAAAAACACATTTATGAGGGTGTAAGTTCGGTACTTCTGCACTGTGTCGAAAGGAAGATGCTGGAGCAACTCAAAGGTTCCGGAAGGGTCATGGGAATGGTATCCAAGGGAGGATCCTTTACCAGCAGCTTTATGCTTCTTAATGATTGTGAGAATCCTTTCATCGAGCATTTTGACGAGATCATGCAGATACTCAGGAAGAACGATGTCGTGCTCTCCCTGGGAAATACCATGAGAAGCGGGTGTGTTCATGACTTGAAGGACGGTGCGCAGTTGATGGAAATCGAAAGGAACGCCACACTTGCTAAAAGAGCAAATGATATAGGCGTACAGGTGATCATCAACGGCATGGGCGGCCATATTCAGGCATCAGAGATACCGGAATCCGTGAAATTATATAAGGAAAAAGCAGACTTTCCATTATTTGTAGCCGGTCCTCTGCCAACGGATATTGCGGTAGGGTACGATCATATCGCAGGTGCGGTGGGAGCGAGCATGGCAAGCGGAGCAGGTGCAGATTACCTTTGCTACATAACACCCGCAGAACATCTCTCGTTGCCAAGCCCGCAACAGGTCAGAGAAGGGCTTATCGCATTCAGAATAGCAGCCCATATAGGAGATTCCATAAAATACGGCTTGAGTGATAATGACCTCATGCTTGCAAGAAAAAGAGCTGAATTTGACTGGAAAGCACAGGCAGAGCTTGCTATTGATCCGGACAGACCGACTCAGATGTGCCCTGATGAGGGGCCATGTTCCATGTGTGGAGATTACTGTGCAATTAAGATCATGAAAAACTATCTTTCCGGAGATAACTGA
- the cofE gene encoding coenzyme F420-0:L-glutamate ligase produces MQTDHSSLQIFGIRTPLIRPGDNIAEILISSVENSGITFQDNDILIIAESPLATAENRLVFLGDVEPSGKAKELALQYRLDPREMELILQECDEIFGGVPGAALTITDGTLSPNAGIDSSNAPEGYVVLLPEDPQASAERIRSDIESHCNCHIGVIVGDSRTQPLRLGCVGIALGSSGIVPVEDVRGSVDLFGKEMKITRKAVADNLVSAAQILMGEAGESIPAVLIRGAPVQSTKESVEMPLFSPDECMYYSNIRKQ; encoded by the coding sequence ATGCAGACAGATCATTCCTCGTTGCAGATATTCGGAATAAGGACTCCGCTCATCAGACCGGGAGACAATATTGCAGAGATACTTATAAGTTCTGTCGAAAATTCAGGGATCACTTTTCAGGACAATGATATCCTCATCATTGCAGAATCACCACTTGCAACCGCCGAGAATCGTCTGGTATTTCTTGGGGATGTGGAGCCATCCGGAAAAGCAAAAGAACTCGCACTTCAATACCGTCTGGACCCACGGGAAATGGAGCTTATACTGCAGGAATGTGACGAAATATTCGGTGGAGTTCCCGGTGCCGCACTGACCATCACGGACGGTACTCTCTCACCTAATGCGGGCATTGACAGTTCTAACGCCCCTGAAGGATATGTGGTACTGCTTCCCGAAGACCCGCAGGCCAGTGCCGAACGGATCCGCAGTGACATAGAGAGTCATTGCAATTGCCATATAGGAGTGATAGTGGGTGACAGCCGCACACAACCCCTCAGACTCGGGTGTGTGGGCATTGCCCTGGGAAGCTCCGGTATAGTACCTGTAGAGGATGTCAGGGGTTCGGTGGATCTTTTCGGAAAGGAGATGAAGATCACCCGAAAAGCTGTTGCCGATAATCTTGTTTCTGCCGCACAGATTCTTATGGGAGAAGCCGGGGAAAGTATTCCTGCAGTGCTTATCCGTGGAGCACCGGTACAGTCTACTAAGGAATCTGTGGAAATGCCTCTTTTCTCACCGGACGAATGTATGTACTACAGCAATATCAGGAAACAGTAG
- a CDS encoding alkaline phosphatase, translating into MERQKINFMVTLAIVGLILLGSMASAVSGKQFDRENKNDIDFPEHAKGLTKQKDNSKIKNVIVMVPDGCDQDIQTLARWYSGEELQLDSMFTGMVSTNMANSVITGSAAAATAFATGEKTTARFLGVGPRTDDLLSIYEAEDMTEPYAPVASVLEGAKLEGKATGLIATSSVTHATPAAYAVHIHDRGMDSEIMEHIVYQDIDVVFAGGENYLSNSRNDGENLKEVLLDEGYQFVTTADEMESLKSGQAWGMFSSGHMHYDIDREGTEEPSISEMTDKAIELLSQDKDGFFLMVEGSQVDWAGHANDPEHMVTDFLAFDEAVEVAVDFAEQDGHTLVIVFPDHNTGGMTIGNYDTSYTDLTVEELVNPIEGEEGTVEIGWTTGGHAGGDVPLWAYGPDKPTGLLDNTELATCVADAFGFDLADVNEELFVEVDEAFPGMWSLDTTDPANPVLVINGEAELPISKDILRIDGTEYDLEGIVVAVPMADGDGTLSADDDFYIPHEAIEIINNA; encoded by the coding sequence ATGGAAAGACAAAAGATTAATTTTATGGTAACCCTCGCAATCGTAGGGTTAATTCTGCTCGGAAGCATGGCTTCCGCAGTATCTGGAAAACAATTTGATAGAGAAAACAAAAATGATATTGATTTTCCAGAGCATGCAAAAGGACTTACGAAGCAAAAGGATAACTCAAAGATAAAGAATGTAATTGTCATGGTACCAGACGGATGTGACCAGGATATTCAGACCCTTGCACGCTGGTACAGTGGAGAGGAACTGCAGCTTGACAGTATGTTCACAGGAATGGTTTCCACAAACATGGCAAACTCGGTCATCACCGGTTCTGCTGCTGCTGCAACAGCCTTTGCAACAGGTGAGAAGACCACAGCCAGATTCCTTGGAGTAGGACCAAGGACCGATGATCTGCTTTCAATATATGAAGCAGAAGACATGACCGAGCCTTATGCACCAGTGGCATCAGTACTCGAAGGTGCAAAACTTGAAGGAAAAGCAACTGGCCTTATTGCAACTTCCAGTGTTACCCATGCAACACCTGCAGCTTATGCAGTACACATACATGACAGAGGAATGGACAGCGAAATAATGGAACACATAGTCTACCAGGATATCGATGTCGTATTTGCAGGCGGAGAGAATTATCTGAGTAACAGTCGTAACGATGGTGAGAACCTCAAAGAAGTTCTCCTGGACGAAGGATACCAGTTTGTTACTACAGCAGATGAAATGGAATCCCTGAAATCAGGCCAGGCCTGGGGAATGTTTTCAAGCGGACACATGCATTACGATATCGACCGCGAGGGTACAGAAGAGCCTTCAATTTCAGAGATGACTGATAAAGCGATCGAGCTGCTATCTCAGGATAAGGACGGATTCTTCCTTATGGTGGAAGGCAGTCAGGTTGACTGGGCAGGACACGCAAACGACCCTGAACACATGGTAACAGACTTCCTTGCATTTGATGAAGCTGTTGAGGTTGCTGTTGACTTTGCCGAACAGGACGGACACACACTGGTAATAGTCTTCCCTGATCACAACACCGGTGGTATGACAATAGGAAACTATGATACATCTTACACAGATCTGACAGTGGAAGAACTTGTTAATCCAATTGAGGGAGAAGAAGGCACTGTAGAGATAGGATGGACAACAGGCGGACATGCTGGTGGAGATGTACCTCTCTGGGCGTATGGTCCCGACAAGCCAACCGGACTCCTTGACAATACCGAACTTGCAACATGTGTAGCTGATGCATTCGGCTTCGATCTTGCTGATGTAAATGAGGAGCTCTTTGTGGAAGTTGATGAAGCATTCCCTGGAATGTGGTCACTTGATACAACCGACCCTGCAAACCCGGTCCTTGTGATCAACGGTGAAGCTGAACTTCCAATAAGCAAGGACATCCTGAGAATTGATGGCACTGAGTACGATCTTGAAGGTATCGTTGTGGCTGTCCCGATGGCCGATGGAGATGGAACACTCAGCGCAGATGATGATTTCTACATCCCACATGAAGCAATCGAGATCATCAACAACGCTTAA
- a CDS encoding dihydrolipoyl dehydrogenase: MKEYDLIVIGTGSGMNYVYPMMDANPELKVAVVDKDEPGGICLTRGCIPSKILLYPAELVRDIKKAKNFGIRASIEDIDFRAVMGRMRNSISEDIENVKKGYSYSERIDYYRDIASFTAPYTLRVGDEEISAEMIFLCTGSKPMIPPIKGLDDTGYLTSDTVLELEALPESLAIIGGGYIAAEYGHFFSAMGSKVTVLGRNPFFIPGEEPEVSTLAKKMMSGYMDIITNCEVLEVSSSPEGKKVICKDRETDEEIIVVASEILVATGRSPNTDILNPEKGGIEVDDRGWIKVNEHLETSAKNVWAFGDANGMYLFKHVANHESTVVYYNAVLGKKKSVDYHAVPHAVFSYPEIAAVGMNEFRAIEEYGEENIIIGFYRFEETGKGHAMDLKDEFVKIIMEAENEKILGAHIIGPHASVLIHEITPVIYTSEQSAHPIMHAMDIHPSLSEVIKRAFYSRMHVGDYHMIMKGLGLEE; this comes from the coding sequence ATGAAAGAATATGATCTAATCGTTATTGGTACGGGTTCCGGTATGAACTATGTCTATCCTATGATGGATGCGAACCCGGAACTTAAAGTTGCTGTCGTGGATAAGGACGAACCCGGAGGGATATGTCTCACCCGCGGATGCATACCTTCAAAGATACTCCTTTACCCGGCAGAACTTGTGAGAGATATAAAAAAAGCAAAGAATTTCGGTATACGGGCCAGTATCGAAGACATCGATTTCAGGGCTGTCATGGGCAGGATGAGAAACTCCATATCTGAGGACATAGAAAACGTAAAGAAAGGCTATTCCTACAGTGAAAGGATCGATTACTACAGGGATATTGCCAGTTTCACAGCTCCCTATACACTCAGGGTCGGAGACGAAGAGATCAGCGCAGAGATGATATTTCTGTGCACCGGCTCAAAACCCATGATCCCGCCCATTAAGGGACTTGATGATACCGGTTATCTGACAAGTGACACTGTTCTTGAACTTGAGGCACTTCCTGAAAGTCTGGCTATCATCGGTGGAGGCTACATCGCGGCAGAATACGGACATTTTTTCTCTGCAATGGGATCAAAGGTCACGGTCCTCGGAAGAAATCCTTTCTTCATTCCAGGTGAAGAACCGGAAGTCTCGACGCTTGCAAAGAAGATGATGTCGGGTTACATGGATATCATCACAAACTGTGAGGTTCTTGAGGTCAGCTCATCTCCAGAAGGTAAAAAAGTGATCTGCAAAGACCGTGAGACCGATGAGGAGATAATAGTAGTTGCAAGTGAGATACTTGTTGCCACAGGAAGGTCTCCGAATACTGATATCCTGAATCCTGAAAAGGGTGGAATAGAAGTAGATGACAGAGGCTGGATAAAGGTAAATGAACACCTGGAAACTTCGGCAAAGAATGTCTGGGCTTTCGGGGATGCAAATGGGATGTACCTTTTCAAACATGTAGCTAACCATGAATCCACTGTAGTCTATTATAACGCAGTTCTTGGCAAGAAAAAGAGTGTGGATTATCATGCGGTACCCCACGCGGTTTTCTCATATCCTGAAATCGCTGCAGTGGGAATGAATGAGTTCAGGGCCATAGAGGAATACGGAGAAGAGAATATCATAATAGGTTTCTATCGGTTTGAGGAAACCGGAAAAGGTCATGCAATGGACCTTAAGGATGAATTTGTGAAAATAATCATGGAAGCAGAGAATGAAAAAATTCTCGGTGCTCATATAATAGGGCCACATGCTTCAGTACTCATCCATGAGATCACTCCTGTGATATACACTTCCGAACAGAGTGCCCACCCGATAATGCATGCTATGGATATACATCCTTCTCTGAGTGAAGTGATCAAGAGGGCATTTTATTCAAGGATGCATGTAGGCGACTATCACATGATCATGAAGGGTCTGGGTCTTGAGGAGTAA
- a CDS encoding sodium-dependent transporter, which yields MPDKREQLASRIGFLLISAGCAIGLGNVWRFPFITGKYGGAAFVTVYLMFLLLLGLPILIMEYSIGRGGRLNIAGSMRNLEPDGSKWHRLGYFAMMGNFLLAMFYTTVAGWGLAYVYFSLSGRFNGMGPEEVGTFFSSFLGNTEALVFWMTLAVLLGFWVCSLGLQKGVEKASKSLMAGLFVILLALIVRAVTLPGAAEGITFYLLPDFSRLSWEAVNAAMGQAFFTLSIGAGGMAIFGSYIGKERRLTGESINVVALDTTIALLTGLVIFPAAFAFGIAADSGPGLIFVTLPNIFNQMTGGQIWGTFFFVFLSFAAMTTLIAVFENIMAFTMDERGWGRKKAALINATGIFILSLPCTLGFTLLKWIQPLGNGTGIIDLEDFVFSNLILPIGALSFVLFCTYRFGWGWDNFIEEVDEGKGIKFPLWIKPYLNFVLPVIILVIMIKGWLEIL from the coding sequence ATGCCTGATAAAAGAGAACAGCTGGCAAGCAGAATCGGATTTCTGCTTATATCAGCAGGATGTGCCATCGGTCTTGGGAATGTCTGGAGATTCCCTTTTATTACGGGGAAATATGGTGGTGCCGCCTTTGTCACAGTCTATCTGATGTTTTTACTTTTGCTTGGCCTGCCAATACTTATAATGGAGTATTCCATCGGAAGGGGCGGGAGACTTAATATCGCAGGTTCCATGAGGAATCTGGAACCTGATGGAAGCAAATGGCACAGACTTGGTTATTTTGCCATGATGGGAAATTTCCTTCTGGCAATGTTCTACACTACTGTGGCCGGATGGGGACTTGCGTATGTTTATTTTTCACTCAGCGGCAGATTCAACGGAATGGGACCTGAAGAAGTAGGTACCTTCTTTAGCAGCTTTCTGGGAAACACGGAAGCTCTTGTATTCTGGATGACACTGGCTGTGCTCCTCGGATTCTGGGTATGTTCCCTCGGACTGCAGAAGGGAGTGGAGAAGGCCAGTAAATCCCTGATGGCAGGTCTGTTTGTAATCCTGCTTGCACTTATAGTCAGAGCTGTGACGCTGCCCGGAGCAGCAGAGGGTATCACTTTTTACCTGCTTCCGGATTTTTCAAGACTGAGCTGGGAAGCTGTAAATGCAGCAATGGGACAGGCTTTTTTCACACTCAGCATAGGAGCGGGAGGAATGGCGATCTTCGGAAGCTACATCGGTAAAGAGCGCCGCCTTACAGGTGAATCCATCAATGTTGTTGCACTTGATACGACAATTGCACTGCTCACAGGACTTGTAATATTCCCTGCAGCCTTTGCCTTTGGTATTGCTGCGGATTCCGGGCCGGGACTGATATTTGTGACCCTGCCCAATATATTCAACCAGATGACAGGCGGGCAGATATGGGGAACTTTCTTCTTTGTATTCCTGTCATTTGCGGCAATGACGACACTGATAGCCGTTTTTGAGAACATCATGGCATTTACCATGGATGAGAGAGGATGGGGAAGAAAAAAGGCTGCGTTGATCAATGCAACAGGTATTTTCATACTTTCCCTACCCTGCACACTGGGTTTTACATTACTGAAATGGATACAACCTCTTGGAAACGGAACCGGCATCATCGATCTTGAGGACTTTGTTTTCAGTAATCTTATCCTCCCGATAGGTGCACTCTCCTTTGTCCTTTTCTGCACCTACAGATTCGGTTGGGGATGGGATAATTTCATAGAGGAGGTGGATGAAGGAAAAGGAATTAAATTTCCTCTCTGGATAAAACCCTATCTGAACTTTGTACTGCCGGTTATTATCCTGGTGATAATGATAAAGGGATGGCTGGAGATATTGTAA
- a CDS encoding serine protein kinase RIO, translated as MKKEVAKRVQRIDTKVDKMRMRRKDTNTLKVKENVFDDATLKILYTVSNKGILNAIGGSISTGKEANVFLGEGKDGDIAVKIYRISSSTFRSMEEYILGDPRFRNVRHAKKDIIFAWTKKEHRNLTRAKEAGVRVPEPVHAERNVLMMEFLGEEGKAYPLLKDVNLDPEDAKLIFDTVIRYVELLYVKANLVHGDLSEYNIIVNPRTMEPIFIDMGQSVTLEHPKAREFLMRDIENILRFFKRYGIKEQAEDIYSSMKEIKQKTNKLS; from the coding sequence ATGAAAAAAGAAGTTGCAAAAAGGGTGCAACGGATCGACACCAAAGTCGATAAAATGCGTATGCGTCGCAAAGACACAAATACTCTCAAGGTAAAGGAGAATGTATTTGATGACGCAACCCTGAAGATACTTTACACCGTATCTAACAAGGGAATCCTCAATGCCATCGGAGGATCCATCAGTACTGGCAAAGAAGCCAACGTTTTTCTCGGAGAAGGCAAAGACGGCGACATTGCAGTAAAGATATACAGAATCTCATCCAGTACTTTCAGATCCATGGAAGAGTACATCCTTGGAGATCCCAGGTTTCGTAACGTGAGGCATGCAAAAAAGGACATAATCTTCGCATGGACAAAAAAAGAACACAGAAACCTCACGCGCGCAAAAGAAGCAGGAGTTAGAGTCCCGGAGCCCGTCCATGCCGAGCGCAACGTGCTCATGATGGAGTTTTTAGGAGAGGAAGGCAAAGCTTACCCCCTGTTAAAAGACGTTAATCTTGATCCGGAAGATGCAAAGCTTATTTTTGACACCGTGATCAGATATGTGGAACTTCTTTACGTGAAAGCAAATCTCGTACACGGAGATTTGAGCGAATATAATATAATAGTGAACCCACGTACAATGGAACCCATCTTTATCGATATGGGTCAATCCGTAACGCTCGAGCATCCCAAAGCAAGGGAATTCCTGATGCGGGACATAGAGAACATACTGCGCTTCTTTAAACGATACGGTATCAAAGAGCAGGCTGAAGATATCTACTCGAGCATGAAGGAAATAAAACAAAAGACCAATAAATTATCATAA
- a CDS encoding KH domain-containing protein, which produces MTHVKVPKDRIGAIIGPKGSVKELIESKSDAKLDIDSESGVVEIIQGDDPVGALRAAEVVNAIARGFNPDKTISMLDDDLIMLEVIDLSKIASTQKDLLRLKGRIIGKGGKTREITERLIGVKISVYGKTVSIIGNPEQNQIARTAIEMLVDGAPHGTVYSFLEKKRQELLQSQLDYY; this is translated from the coding sequence ATGACACATGTAAAAGTTCCCAAAGACAGAATAGGTGCCATCATAGGCCCAAAGGGAAGCGTTAAAGAATTGATCGAGAGCAAGTCAGATGCAAAACTTGACATCGATAGTGAGAGCGGAGTGGTGGAGATTATTCAGGGAGATGACCCTGTAGGTGCCCTGCGGGCCGCAGAAGTCGTAAATGCCATCGCACGAGGATTCAATCCTGACAAGACCATATCCATGCTTGACGATGACCTGATAATGCTTGAGGTCATAGACCTTTCAAAGATCGCAAGTACCCAGAAGGATCTGCTTCGTCTCAAAGGCCGGATAATAGGCAAGGGCGGTAAGACAAGAGAGATTACCGAAAGGCTGATAGGAGTAAAGATATCGGTTTACGGCAAAACTGTCAGTATCATCGGAAACCCAGAGCAGAACCAGATTGCCAGAACGGCCATAGAGATGCTTGTTGACGGTGCACCGCACGGAACCGTTTACAGTTTCCTTGAGAAAAAGAGACAGGAACTCCTGCAATCCCAGCTCGACTATTACTGA
- a CDS encoding DUF1614 domain-containing protein, which translates to MRGYINRSDIKMYAGFILILLPITILCYNQELSIGTISAYPLLAILILMLAGSFVEIPVLKTRTKKTEQLTRFAPFIEYIFSVPVVRELNIGKERVFDTTITLNFGGLIIPLFAITYLFLTEANITALEVMLIIIVAVSFLSEMINGVGIVVPQYIGIIAVPFSLLIEPQNAGSVTFIAGIGGILIGTIASVIAFNKENSGSAYISIGGAGSFRAIYVTAILASLLSHFS; encoded by the coding sequence ATGCGAGGATATATCAACAGATCCGATATCAAAATGTATGCAGGTTTTATCCTGATATTGCTACCGATTACCATCCTCTGTTACAATCAGGAACTTTCCATCGGAACCATATCTGCTTATCCGCTTCTGGCAATACTTATACTGATGCTTGCAGGCTCTTTTGTAGAGATACCGGTCCTTAAGACCAGGACCAAAAAAACAGAGCAGCTTACTAGGTTTGCTCCTTTTATCGAATATATTTTTTCAGTCCCTGTTGTCAGGGAACTGAACATCGGCAAAGAAAGGGTTTTTGATACCACCATAACCCTGAACTTTGGCGGACTTATAATCCCCCTGTTTGCGATCACCTATCTTTTTCTGACAGAAGCAAACATCACTGCCCTTGAAGTGATGCTTATAATAATAGTAGCAGTCAGTTTTCTGTCAGAGATGATCAACGGCGTAGGAATAGTTGTCCCGCAATATATAGGCATCATAGCAGTGCCATTCTCACTGCTTATTGAACCTCAGAATGCAGGATCCGTGACTTTCATTGCAGGAATAGGAGGCATACTGATCGGAACAATAGCATCAGTCATTGCCTTTAACAAAGAGAACAGTGGTAGTGCCTATATCAGTATAGGAGGGGCAGGCAGCTTCAGAGCAATATATGTCACTGCCATTCTTGCAAGCCTTCTATCACATTTCAGCTGA